In Oxyura jamaicensis isolate SHBP4307 breed ruddy duck chromosome 20, BPBGC_Ojam_1.0, whole genome shotgun sequence, the following are encoded in one genomic region:
- the CSTF1 gene encoding cleavage stimulation factor subunit 1 — protein MSGRRVAAACDRRQLPRGMGSMAAPLLDPRPLRLPFLEADSRLPSMCGRSMQQPSRRSVLRARPPPPPPPLPPPPIDALRAPVAILGAERGRQKEGSAPPRHSLLTMYRTKVSLKDRQQLYKLIISQLLYDGYINIANGLINEIKPQSVCAPSEQLLHLIKLGMENDDSAVQYAIGRSDTVAPGTGIDLEFDADVQTMSPEASEYETCYVTSHKGPCRVATYSRDGQLIATGSADASIKILDTERMLAKSAMPIEVMMNETAQQNMENHPVIRTLYDHVDEVTCLAFHPTEQILASGSRDYTLKLFDYSKPSAKRAFKYIQEAEMLRSISFHPSGDFILVGTQHPTLRLYDINTFQCFVSCNPQDQHTDAICSVNYNASANMYVTGSKDGCIKLWDGVSNRCITTFEKAHDGAEVCSAIFSKNSKYILSSGKDSVAKLWEISTGRTLVKYTGAGLSGRQVHRTQAVFNHTEDYVLLPDERTISLCCWDSRTAERRNLLSLGHNSIVRCIVHSPTNPGFMTCSDDYRARFWYRRSTTD, from the exons ATGTCAGGTCGTCGTGTCGCTGCGGCATGTGACAGGCGGCAGCTGCCAAGGGGCATGGGCAGCATGGCAGCGCCCCTCCTCGACCCGCGTCCACTTCGACTGCCGTTTCTTGAGGCTGAC AGCCGCCTCCCATCGATGTGCGGGCGCTCGATGCAGCAGCCTTCGCGCCGCAGCGTCCTgcgggcccggccgccgccgccgcctcctcccctgccgccgccgcccatCGATGCGCTCCGCGCTCCGGTCGCCATCTTAGGGGCAGAGCgagggaggcagaaggaagGGTCG GCCCCTCCGAGGCACTCCTTGCTCACAATGTATAGAACAAAAGTCAGCTTGAAAGACCGGCAGCAACTTTATAAATTGATAATTAGTCAGTTACTATATGATGGATACATAAATATTGCTAATGGTTTAATAAATGAGATAAAACCACAGTCAGTCTGTGCACCATCTGAACAACTGCTGCACCTGATTAAATTAG GAATGGAGAATGATGACAGTGCTGTTCAGTACGCAATTGGACGGTCGGACACAGTAGCTCCAGGCACAGGAATCGACTTAGAATTTGATGCGGATGTACAGACCATGTCTCCTGAGGCTTCTGAATATGAGACTTGTTATGTCACATCTCATAAGGGACCATGTCGTGTGGCTACGTATAGCAGAGATGGGCAGTTAATAGCTACAGGATCTGCTGATGCCTCAATAAAAATTCTTGATACGGAGAGAATGCTGGCCAAAAGTGCTATGCCTATTGAG GTCATGATGAATGagacagcacagcaaaacatggaaaatcATCCTGTTATTCGGACTCTGTATGATCACGTGGATGAAGTTACATGCTTAGCTTTTCACCCAACAGAACAGATCCTTGCATCTGGTTCAAGGGACTACACACTTAAATTGTTTGACTATTCAAAGCCTTCTGCCAAAAGAGCCTTCAAATATATACAG GAAGCAGAGATGTTACGCTCAATCTCTTTTCACCCTTCGGGAGATTTCATTCTTGTTGGTACCCAGCACCCAACTTTACGACTTTATGATATCAATACTTTCCAGTGTTTCGTGTCTTGCAATCCTCAAGATCAGCACACTGATGCTATTTGTTCAGTAAATTACAATGCAAGTGCAAACATGTATGTGACAGGAAGTAAGGATGGATGCATCAAACTGTGGGATGGTGTTTCAAATCGCTGTATCACTACTTTTGAGAAGGCGCATGATGGAGCTGAAGTCTGTTCtgctattttttccaaaaattcaaaatatatctTGTCAAGTGGAAAAGACTCTGTAGCTAAACTTTGGGAGATATCCACTGGTCGAACACTGGTCAAATACACAG GAGCTGGTTTGAGTGGACGGCAAGTACACAGAACACAAGCTGTCTTCAACCACACAGAAGACTACGTGCTGCTTCCAGATGAAAGGACCATAAGTCTCTGCTGCTGGGATTCAAGAACTGCTGAACGGAGAAATCTTCTATCTCTTGGGCACAACAGCATTGTTCGCTGTATTGTCCATTCTCCTACCAATCCTGGCTTCATGACCTGCAGCGATGACTACAGGGCTAGATTTTGGTACCGAAGGTCAACAACAGACTAA
- the AURKA gene encoding aurora kinase A, whose product MQALPSSGAMDKNTKENRSGNPARVPKTANAVVDGPKRVPVSQHSAQSRVLNSGIQAQRVLCPSNYAQRVPVQSQKSVPSNQKLSNNQTTQQPRPKFLVQPTARPQVPSKTNEKPQQAPAPANSSEAESSSKQKNEEPTKKKNEENKKRQWSLDDFEIGRPLGKGKFGNVYLAREKQSKFILALKVLFKTQLEEAGVEHQLRREVEIQSHLRHPNILRLYGYFHDVTRVYLILEYAPRGEVYKELQKLTKFDEQRTATYITELADALSYCHSKNVIHRDIKPENLLLGSNGELKIADFGWSVHAPSSRRTTLCGTLDYLPPEMIEGRTHDEKVDIWSLGVLCYEFLVGKPPFEAETYQETYRAISRVEFKYPVFVTEGAKDLISKLLKHNPFHRMPLKDVLVHPWITANSTKLPNSRKSDVTAPPRTQS is encoded by the exons ATGCAGGCCCTGCCTTCCTCAGGTGCCATGGACAAGAATACAAAAGAGAACCGTTCTGGCAACCCTGCTCGTGTCCCTAAG actGCAAATGCTGTTGTGGATGGCCCAAAACGTGTCCCCGTGTCTCAGCATTCTGCCCAGAGCCGGGTATTGAACAGTGGAATTCAAGCACAACGTGTTCTCTGTCCTTCAAACTATGCCCAGCGAGTTCCTGTGCAATCGCAGAAGTCTGTACCATCAAACCAAAAACTGTCTAACAACCAGACAACACAGCAGCCCCGACCCAAATTTCTGGTCCAGCCAACGGCTAGACCTCAGGTTCCAAGCAAGACCAATGAAAAACCTCAACAGGCTCCAGCACCTG CAAACAGTTCCgaggcagaaagcagctctaaacagaaaaatgaagagcctacgaaaaagaaaaatgaagagaataaaaa AAGACAATGGTCTCTTGATGATTTTGAAATTGGTCGTCctctggggaaaggaaaatttGGAAATGTGTATCTAGCACGGGAAAAGCAGAGTAAATTTATTCTTGCACTGAAAGTACTATTTAAAACACAACTTGAAGAAGCTGGTGTAGAACATCAACTACGAAGAGAAGTTGAAATACAGTCTCATCTTAG GCATCCCAATATTCTCAGACTATATGGCTACTTCCATGATGTTACAAGAGTCTATCTTATTCTAGAGTATGCACCCCGTGGAGAAGTCTACAAAGAACTTCAGAAGCTTACCAAGTTTGATGAACAAAGAACTGCAACT TACATCACAGAACTAGCAGATGCCCTATCATACTGCCACTCAAAGAACGTGATTCATAGGGACATCAAACCAGAAAACTTGCTGCTTGGCTCAAATGGAGAACTAAAAATTGCTGACTTCGGGTGGTCTGTGCATGCTCCATCTTCTAG gagaaCAACTCTGTGTGGGACACTTGACTACTTGCCTCCTGAAATGATTGAGGGAAGAACCCATGATGAAAAGGTGGATATTTGGAGCTTGGGGGTTCTGTGTTATGAATTCCTTGTAGGAAAGCCACCTTTTGAAGCAGAAACATACCAGGAAACCTACAGAGCTATTTCCAGG GTGGAGTTCAAGTATCCTGTATTTGTAACTGAAGGTGCAAAGGATTTAATTTCCAAGCTCCTGAAGCATAACCCATTCCATCGGATGCCCTTGAAGGATGTACTTGTTCATCCCTGGATTACAGCAAACTCTACAAAGTTGCCCAACAGCAGAAAGAGTGATGTTACTGCCCCACCCAGAACACAGTCTTAA
- the FAM210B gene encoding protein FAM210B, mitochondrial, translating to MFRLLLRTGPPPRGPPLAAAAARRRRRCCPPPGRAPLSPPPAPLLTLRAAAGSSAKDVGGSPEKAATDLRSENKKLNKSQQLKKVFKEYGAVGVSFHVGISLVSLGIFYLAVSSGVDMTAVLFKLGFSESSLQSKMAAGTSTFVLAYAIHKLFAPVRISITIVSVPFIVRYCRKIGFFKPPTPNP from the exons ATGTTCCGCCTGCTGCTGCGCACgggcccgccgccccgcgggccccccctcgccgccgccgccgcccgccgccgccgccgctgctgcccccccccgggccgggctcCCCTCAGCCCGCCGCCGGCTCCTCTGCTGACACTGCGGGCCGCCGccggcagctcggccaag GATGTGGGTGGATCCCctgaaaaggcagccacagatcTTAGGAGTGAAAACAAGAAACTCAACAAgtcccagcagctgaaaaaagttttcaaagaatatgGTGCCGTAGGGGTTTCATTCCATGTTGGAATTTCATTAGTATCTCTAGGAATCTTCTACCTGGCTGTGTCAAG tgGTGTGGAtatgactgcagttctcttcaaacttgGTTTCAGTGAATCCTCGCTGCAATCTAAAATGGCTGCTGGTACAAGCACATTTGTGTTGGCATATGCtattcacaaattgtttgctcCAGTACGAATCAGCATTACTatagtttctgtgccatttattgTCCGATACTGCCGGAAGATTGGCttcttcaaacctcctaccccaaatCCGTGA